A genomic stretch from Narcine bancroftii isolate sNarBan1 chromosome 9, sNarBan1.hap1, whole genome shotgun sequence includes:
- the pxylp1 gene encoding 2-phosphoxylose phosphatase 1 isoform X5 has product MRNKQRFARRVSAVFKEIPHLNLHLIPVIQSKEDAMVSKTRKRVLIDKYTAPPSLDPIYEAYLYCNVPDKTDHGLEGHAPPDYKLLSVHVMIRHGDRYPLYGIPNTKAPAIDCTRIPNREPSHQLLEKFIKTRNDAAKGQLDSPLNNIALFPSHTVCEMGELTQTGVVQHLLNGDHLHDTYIRKHKLLPDNWTMKQLYVESTGKSRTLESGLALMYSLLPKFDWGKIHIRYQWSTIFCSNSCDCPMRNHYLDEEQRRQYSLRIKNNLLEEAYNDMANIVGVPTRQLRAANPIDSLLCHFCHNISFPCTEHGCINLDHLRAMKAHQLEDERDRQEKKLYYKYALLATHPILSQTVTRMQQIIQGKKDAIFALYSAHDVTVAPLLSALGIPNAGFPRYGARLIFEIWQYVKDKKKYFVRILYNGDDVTSQTSFCSRPKPHSRLHLCPFENFLTFVTKDVFAVFNSTNYYDACHRRVF; this is encoded by the exons TGCATTTGATTCCTGTGATACAATCAAAAGAAGATGCAATGGTGTCTAAAACCAGAAAGCGGGTTTTGATAGATAAGTACACTGCCCCTCCCAGCCTGGATCCCATTTATGAGGCCTACCTGTACTGCAATGTGCCAGATAAAACTGAccatggcctggaag GCCATGCACCGCCAGACTACAAACTGCTGTCTGTTCATGTCATGATTCGCCATGGTGACAGATATCCTCTATATGGTATTCCAAACACGAAAGCACCTGCCATTGACTGTACACGGATCCCCAACAG GGAACCTTCTCACCAGCTGCTGGAAAAGTTCATAAAAACTAGGAATGACGCTGCCAAAGGTCAACTGGACAGCCCCTTGAACAACATTGCACTCTTTCCCAGCCACACAGTTTGTGAGATGGGGGAGCTCACCCAGACAG GTGTGGTCCAGCATCTCCTGAATGGAGATCATCTGCACGACACGTACATTAGAAAACACAAGCTGCTGCCGGACAACTGGACCATGAAGCAACTTTACGTGGAATCCACTGGAAAGAGCCGGACGCTGGAAAGTGGACTGGCTCTAATGTACAGTCTGCTGCCGAAATTTGACTGGGGAAAAATACACATCCGGTACCAGTGGAGCACTATTTTCTGCTCCAACAGCTGTGATTGCCCCATGCGAAATCACTACCTGGACGAAGAGCAGCGGCGTCAGTACAGCTTGAGAATTAAGAATAACCTGTTGGAGGAGGCCTACAATGATATGGCAAATATTGTAGGCGTTCCTACCAGGCAGTTAAGAGCAGCGAACCCCATTGATTCCCTGCTGTGCCATTTTTGCCacaatatctcattcccttgcACTGAGCATGGTTGCATTAACTTGGATCATTTAAGAGCCATGAAAGCACATCAACTGGAGGATGAGCGAGACAGGCAGGAAAAGAAACTGTACTATAAATATGCACTGCTTGCAACCCATCCAATTTTGAGTCAGACAGTAACTCGCATGCAACAGATCATCCAAGGGAAAAAGGATGCGATATTTGCTCTCTACTCTGCTCACGACGTCACAGTAGCACCTCTGCTCAGTGCTCTGGGCATACCTAATGCTGGCTTCCCTCGATACGGTGCCCggttaatttttgaaatttggcaATACGTAAAGGACAAAAAGAAGTATTTTGTGCGTATTCTTTATAATGGTGACGATGTAACGTCCCAAACCTCATTCTGCTCTCGACCCAAACCACATTCCAGACTACACCTCTGTCCTTTCGAAAATTTTCTAACTTTTGTAACAAAGGATGTTTTTGCTGTTTTTAACAGCACTAATTATTATGATGCATGCCACAGAAGGGTGTTTTGA
- the pxylp1 gene encoding 2-phosphoxylose phosphatase 1 isoform X7 — MKMCVTMLFRSRFLFLLAVAALLAVLSLSLQFCHAPPDYKLLSVHVMIRHGDRYPLYGIPNTKAPAIDCTRIPNREPSHQLLEKFIKTRNDAAKGQLDSPLNNIALFPSHTVCEMGELTQTGVVQHLLNGDHLHDTYIRKHKLLPDNWTMKQLYVESTGKSRTLESGLALMYSLLPKFDWGKIHIRYQWSTIFCSNSCDCPMRNHYLDEEQRRQYSLRIKNNLLEEAYNDMANIVGVPTRQLRAANPIDSLLCHFCHNISFPCTEHGCINLDHLRAMKAHQLEDERDRQEKKLYYKYALLATHPILSQTVTRMQQIIQGKKDAIFALYSAHDVTVAPLLSALGIPNAGFPRYGARLIFEIWQYVKDKKKYFVRILYNGDDVTSQTSFCSRPKPHSRLHLCPFENFLTFVTKDVFAVFNSTNYYDACHRRVF; from the exons GCCATGCACCGCCAGACTACAAACTGCTGTCTGTTCATGTCATGATTCGCCATGGTGACAGATATCCTCTATATGGTATTCCAAACACGAAAGCACCTGCCATTGACTGTACACGGATCCCCAACAG GGAACCTTCTCACCAGCTGCTGGAAAAGTTCATAAAAACTAGGAATGACGCTGCCAAAGGTCAACTGGACAGCCCCTTGAACAACATTGCACTCTTTCCCAGCCACACAGTTTGTGAGATGGGGGAGCTCACCCAGACAG GTGTGGTCCAGCATCTCCTGAATGGAGATCATCTGCACGACACGTACATTAGAAAACACAAGCTGCTGCCGGACAACTGGACCATGAAGCAACTTTACGTGGAATCCACTGGAAAGAGCCGGACGCTGGAAAGTGGACTGGCTCTAATGTACAGTCTGCTGCCGAAATTTGACTGGGGAAAAATACACATCCGGTACCAGTGGAGCACTATTTTCTGCTCCAACAGCTGTGATTGCCCCATGCGAAATCACTACCTGGACGAAGAGCAGCGGCGTCAGTACAGCTTGAGAATTAAGAATAACCTGTTGGAGGAGGCCTACAATGATATGGCAAATATTGTAGGCGTTCCTACCAGGCAGTTAAGAGCAGCGAACCCCATTGATTCCCTGCTGTGCCATTTTTGCCacaatatctcattcccttgcACTGAGCATGGTTGCATTAACTTGGATCATTTAAGAGCCATGAAAGCACATCAACTGGAGGATGAGCGAGACAGGCAGGAAAAGAAACTGTACTATAAATATGCACTGCTTGCAACCCATCCAATTTTGAGTCAGACAGTAACTCGCATGCAACAGATCATCCAAGGGAAAAAGGATGCGATATTTGCTCTCTACTCTGCTCACGACGTCACAGTAGCACCTCTGCTCAGTGCTCTGGGCATACCTAATGCTGGCTTCCCTCGATACGGTGCCCggttaatttttgaaatttggcaATACGTAAAGGACAAAAAGAAGTATTTTGTGCGTATTCTTTATAATGGTGACGATGTAACGTCCCAAACCTCATTCTGCTCTCGACCCAAACCACATTCCAGACTACACCTCTGTCCTTTCGAAAATTTTCTAACTTTTGTAACAAAGGATGTTTTTGCTGTTTTTAACAGCACTAATTATTATGATGCATGCCACAGAAGGGTGTTTTGA
- the pxylp1 gene encoding 2-phosphoxylose phosphatase 1 isoform X4, which translates to MKMCVTMLFRSRFLFLLAVAALLAVLSLSLQFLHLIPVIQSKEDAMVSKTRKRVLIDKYTAPPSLDPIYEAYLYCNVPDKTDHGLEGHAPPDYKLLSVHVMIRHGDRYPLYGIPNTKAPAIDCTRIPNREPSHQLLEKFIKTRNDAAKGQLDSPLNNIALFPSHTVCEMGELTQTGVVQHLLNGDHLHDTYIRKHKLLPDNWTMKQLYVESTGKSRTLESGLALMYSLLPKFDWGKIHIRYQWSTIFCSNSCDCPMRNHYLDEEQRRQYSLRIKNNLLEEAYNDMANIVGVPTRQLRAANPIDSLLCHFCHNISFPCTEHGCINLDHLRAMKAHQLEDERDRQEKKLYYKYALLATHPILSQTVTRMQQIIQGKKDAIFALYSAHDVTVAPLLSALGIPNAGFPRYGARLIFEIWQYVKDKKKYFVRILYNGDDVTSQTSFCSRPKPHSRLHLCPFENFLTFVTKDVFAVFNSTNYYDACHRRVF; encoded by the exons TGCATTTGATTCCTGTGATACAATCAAAAGAAGATGCAATGGTGTCTAAAACCAGAAAGCGGGTTTTGATAGATAAGTACACTGCCCCTCCCAGCCTGGATCCCATTTATGAGGCCTACCTGTACTGCAATGTGCCAGATAAAACTGAccatggcctggaag GCCATGCACCGCCAGACTACAAACTGCTGTCTGTTCATGTCATGATTCGCCATGGTGACAGATATCCTCTATATGGTATTCCAAACACGAAAGCACCTGCCATTGACTGTACACGGATCCCCAACAG GGAACCTTCTCACCAGCTGCTGGAAAAGTTCATAAAAACTAGGAATGACGCTGCCAAAGGTCAACTGGACAGCCCCTTGAACAACATTGCACTCTTTCCCAGCCACACAGTTTGTGAGATGGGGGAGCTCACCCAGACAG GTGTGGTCCAGCATCTCCTGAATGGAGATCATCTGCACGACACGTACATTAGAAAACACAAGCTGCTGCCGGACAACTGGACCATGAAGCAACTTTACGTGGAATCCACTGGAAAGAGCCGGACGCTGGAAAGTGGACTGGCTCTAATGTACAGTCTGCTGCCGAAATTTGACTGGGGAAAAATACACATCCGGTACCAGTGGAGCACTATTTTCTGCTCCAACAGCTGTGATTGCCCCATGCGAAATCACTACCTGGACGAAGAGCAGCGGCGTCAGTACAGCTTGAGAATTAAGAATAACCTGTTGGAGGAGGCCTACAATGATATGGCAAATATTGTAGGCGTTCCTACCAGGCAGTTAAGAGCAGCGAACCCCATTGATTCCCTGCTGTGCCATTTTTGCCacaatatctcattcccttgcACTGAGCATGGTTGCATTAACTTGGATCATTTAAGAGCCATGAAAGCACATCAACTGGAGGATGAGCGAGACAGGCAGGAAAAGAAACTGTACTATAAATATGCACTGCTTGCAACCCATCCAATTTTGAGTCAGACAGTAACTCGCATGCAACAGATCATCCAAGGGAAAAAGGATGCGATATTTGCTCTCTACTCTGCTCACGACGTCACAGTAGCACCTCTGCTCAGTGCTCTGGGCATACCTAATGCTGGCTTCCCTCGATACGGTGCCCggttaatttttgaaatttggcaATACGTAAAGGACAAAAAGAAGTATTTTGTGCGTATTCTTTATAATGGTGACGATGTAACGTCCCAAACCTCATTCTGCTCTCGACCCAAACCACATTCCAGACTACACCTCTGTCCTTTCGAAAATTTTCTAACTTTTGTAACAAAGGATGTTTTTGCTGTTTTTAACAGCACTAATTATTATGATGCATGCCACAGAAGGGTGTTTTGA
- the pxylp1 gene encoding 2-phosphoxylose phosphatase 1 isoform X6: protein MVSKTRKRVLIDKYTAPPSLDPIYEAYLYCNVPDKTDHGLEGHAPPDYKLLSVHVMIRHGDRYPLYGIPNTKAPAIDCTRIPNREPSHQLLEKFIKTRNDAAKGQLDSPLNNIALFPSHTVCEMGELTQTGVVQHLLNGDHLHDTYIRKHKLLPDNWTMKQLYVESTGKSRTLESGLALMYSLLPKFDWGKIHIRYQWSTIFCSNSCDCPMRNHYLDEEQRRQYSLRIKNNLLEEAYNDMANIVGVPTRQLRAANPIDSLLCHFCHNISFPCTEHGCINLDHLRAMKAHQLEDERDRQEKKLYYKYALLATHPILSQTVTRMQQIIQGKKDAIFALYSAHDVTVAPLLSALGIPNAGFPRYGARLIFEIWQYVKDKKKYFVRILYNGDDVTSQTSFCSRPKPHSRLHLCPFENFLTFVTKDVFAVFNSTNYYDACHRRVF from the exons ATGGTGTCTAAAACCAGAAAGCGGGTTTTGATAGATAAGTACACTGCCCCTCCCAGCCTGGATCCCATTTATGAGGCCTACCTGTACTGCAATGTGCCAGATAAAACTGAccatggcctggaag GCCATGCACCGCCAGACTACAAACTGCTGTCTGTTCATGTCATGATTCGCCATGGTGACAGATATCCTCTATATGGTATTCCAAACACGAAAGCACCTGCCATTGACTGTACACGGATCCCCAACAG GGAACCTTCTCACCAGCTGCTGGAAAAGTTCATAAAAACTAGGAATGACGCTGCCAAAGGTCAACTGGACAGCCCCTTGAACAACATTGCACTCTTTCCCAGCCACACAGTTTGTGAGATGGGGGAGCTCACCCAGACAG GTGTGGTCCAGCATCTCCTGAATGGAGATCATCTGCACGACACGTACATTAGAAAACACAAGCTGCTGCCGGACAACTGGACCATGAAGCAACTTTACGTGGAATCCACTGGAAAGAGCCGGACGCTGGAAAGTGGACTGGCTCTAATGTACAGTCTGCTGCCGAAATTTGACTGGGGAAAAATACACATCCGGTACCAGTGGAGCACTATTTTCTGCTCCAACAGCTGTGATTGCCCCATGCGAAATCACTACCTGGACGAAGAGCAGCGGCGTCAGTACAGCTTGAGAATTAAGAATAACCTGTTGGAGGAGGCCTACAATGATATGGCAAATATTGTAGGCGTTCCTACCAGGCAGTTAAGAGCAGCGAACCCCATTGATTCCCTGCTGTGCCATTTTTGCCacaatatctcattcccttgcACTGAGCATGGTTGCATTAACTTGGATCATTTAAGAGCCATGAAAGCACATCAACTGGAGGATGAGCGAGACAGGCAGGAAAAGAAACTGTACTATAAATATGCACTGCTTGCAACCCATCCAATTTTGAGTCAGACAGTAACTCGCATGCAACAGATCATCCAAGGGAAAAAGGATGCGATATTTGCTCTCTACTCTGCTCACGACGTCACAGTAGCACCTCTGCTCAGTGCTCTGGGCATACCTAATGCTGGCTTCCCTCGATACGGTGCCCggttaatttttgaaatttggcaATACGTAAAGGACAAAAAGAAGTATTTTGTGCGTATTCTTTATAATGGTGACGATGTAACGTCCCAAACCTCATTCTGCTCTCGACCCAAACCACATTCCAGACTACACCTCTGTCCTTTCGAAAATTTTCTAACTTTTGTAACAAAGGATGTTTTTGCTGTTTTTAACAGCACTAATTATTATGATGCATGCCACAGAAGGGTGTTTTGA